CTTCTGGACCTACGTGACCGGTGGTAAAACGTCCGCCAATTCCGGTCCCGCGCTGGGGAGCGACGTGAGGACATATGTCGGCGGTGATGATGGTTACTTCCGCGCACTTAACTCAAACGGCACGCAAGCCTGGCAAACCAGTCTGGGTGAGTTTATAAGGAGCGGCGCCGTGCTTGGAAATAATGGGGGTGTATATGTGGCGGGGGGGAGTGCAGATTATAGGCTTTACGCCCTCAATTCCAGCGGCACGGTCAAATGGAGTTATCGGACTGGTAGTTGGGTGAATTGCTCACCCGCACTGGGGAGCGCAACCGGGACGGTGTATGTCGGCTCTAACGACAACAGGGTCTACGCGGTTAACTCGAATGGCACGCTCTTCTGGAGCTTTGCGACTGGAGGCTGGGTGCGTTCCTCACCCGCGCTGGGGAGCGCAACAGAGACGGTGTATGTCGGCTCTGATGACGCCAGGCTCTACGCGCTTAATTCGAACGGCACGCGCTTCTGGAGTTACCAGACCGGTGGTCAGATATCTTATTCCTCACCCGCGCTGGGGAGCGACGAGAGGGTGTATATCGGCTGTGAGGATAGTAGATTCTACGCGGTTAACTCGAACGGCACGCTCGCCTGGAGCTACCTGACCGGTGGTCAGTTGGTTTTCGGCTCTCCCGCGCTGGGGAGCGACGGGATGGTATATGTCGGCTCTGATGATAATAGGCTCTACGCATTTAACTCGAATGGCGCGCAAAGCTGGAGCTACCTGACCGGTGATGGTGTGGCTCCTCCCGCGCTGGGGAGCGACGGGGAGATATATTTCGGTTCTGATGATTTGATGTTCTATTGCATCAAACAAGCGCCGACACCGACGAATACCCCGACGCCGACTGCGACGCCGACGGAAACACCGACGGAAACACCGACGGAGACGCCCACGGAGACGCCCACGGAGACACCGACGGAAACACCGACGGAGACGCCGACTCAGACGCCGACTCAGACACCGACAGAAACGCCGACGATCACGCCGACGGAGACACCGACGGAGACACCGACGGAAACACCCACGAAAACACCCACGAAAACACCGACGGAGACGCCGACAGCCACACCGAGCCGTACTCCCACTGCTGCCCCAACAAGCACGCCCACGCATCCGTCCGGCCTCGTGATCACGCTCAACAAGCAGATTGCCTCGCCAGGGATGGTGGTGGTTGCCCGCGCGAAGATCCCGCCGATCCAGCCGAGCAATCCCGTAGATGCCTATATCCTCGTGCGCTATCCCTCGGGACAAATCTACTCCGTGATGCTCGACGGCGCTGTCAAGAAAAGCATTTTCCCCTGTGCGACAGGAGTACGCACGCTGGGCAATGGATGGTCGGGCGACCTTTTCAGCCACAGGGTATGCAGGGAGGCGATGGAAGGCATCTACACCGTGGGGCTTATCCTGATGCCAGAAGGAATGCCGATGAGTCTCTGCAAAGCAGTCACTTACAACCTGATGAATGTCACTATAGTGAAGCAGTTATAAATGCTGCTCCTCTGCCGATTGGTTTCTTCTCTCACTCTAGCCACGCTCACTCCGGCGGAGATACCTATTCCGAACTACGTCAATCTTGGGGTTCTTGCGACTGAGGTGCGCGCGCGTGGATCGGTGAGCCCGAAGGTCAAGATCCTGGTGTCCATGAAGTGGAAGACCACCATCTTCTATACTGCCGTGGTCCAGGCGGGCAAGATGCCGCCGGTGAAGAAACCGTCTGACCTCACGCCGAGCACCCAGAATATAGAAGTGTCTGTCACAATCTGGGGTGTAATGTAGATGTAGCATCACAGGAATGCGGTGTGTGCGTTATTCCGATGAGAAATCACTGGAAGCAGCGACGCGGGGAAATTTGGATCAACAATGTGTTTTAATCATTTTCTCAATTGCGGCGCGCGGCACTGCCCCCACAATCCTATCCATCTCTGCGCCGCCCTTGAACAATATCAGCGTGGGGACGCTCAGCACGCCGTACCGGGAAGCGGAATCAGGGGCGCCGTCAATGTCCACCGTGCACACCTTGAGCCTCCCCTGATACTCCCTCGCAATCTCCTCGACCGCTGGAGCGATCATGCGGCAGGGGCCGCACCAGGTCGCGAAGAAATCCACCAGTACCGGCAATGGCGATTCCAGAACCTCTAGGCTAAAATTCTTATCATCCACTTTGATTTCGAGCTCGCTCATTATTCGTTATCCCTCCTCGATGAAAATGGGGGTCAAATCTTTACTGTTTACATTTCATAACCACGCCCATGCCCGCTATTTCTTCCGCGACAGGGCGGCGTCAACATACTTCCGCATGGCGGGGAGCTTGCTCTGGACATAGGGACGGATAAACTTCTTATTAAGGATGGGATTGCACCCGAATATGCAATAGGGCTGCATGGGCGACGTGGGAACGGCGCCGCTCAGCGTGATCTGGTCCTGCGTGAGCCCGGGGTGTTCCCAGAAGGGATGGAGGCACCGAATACAGTATGCGCGCGCGAACCTGTCCGCGGGGACCATGTAGTCGGGTGTCTGTTCCGGATAGTAATCCTGCTCCCTTTGGAAACCGTCCGCGAGCTGGGTGATGCCGTTTCTCTTGCAGTAGATGATCGCCTCGCACAGCATCGCCAGCTTGCACCCGCAGCAGATCAGGTTGCCGTATTTTTTGACATCCTGCTCGAGGGGCCGTATCGCGAGCTCGTGAAACAGGTGGGTGCTCTCGAGGAGCTCCCAGGAACAGCGCTCGGGGAATTGTTTCTTGATCCAGTCTGCCTTATACTCGGCGAGCTCCAGCCACTTCTCGGCCCCGTTGTCAAATGTAATGAGGCGGGTTTCGTAACCCCGCTTCAGAAAATAGATTGCAGTCGCAGTGCTGTCCACTCCCCCTGAGAAAAGAACGGCAATTTTCCTGGGCTTCACGGGAACCACCATTTAAGTTCTCACCACGGAGGACACGGAGATAATTTTTCAAAAGGGATGAAAAGGATATTTATTAGTATTCTCGTACTCTTAACATAAATAAAAAATGTTCTCTGTATCCTTCTCCGTGATCTCCGTGTCTCCGTGGTGAAAAATCAGTTATGCTTCACCCCTTCGCGGCGGACATCTTTTTCTGCGCCAGCTTCGCCCCCTCGAAAATCGCCTCGTACCC
This sequence is a window from Candidatus Auribacterota bacterium. Protein-coding genes within it:
- a CDS encoding PQQ-binding-like beta-propeller repeat protein; this encodes YAGPSKPALSWSYKTSGTAATNPVSAPAIGSDGRVYVGSNLNIRALNSDGTSFWTYVTGGKTSANSGPALGSDVRTYVGGDDGYFRALNSNGTQAWQTSLGEFIRSGAVLGNNGGVYVAGGSADYRLYALNSSGTVKWSYRTGSWVNCSPALGSATGTVYVGSNDNRVYAVNSNGTLFWSFATGGWVRSSPALGSATETVYVGSDDARLYALNSNGTRFWSYQTGGQISYSSPALGSDERVYIGCEDSRFYAVNSNGTLAWSYLTGGQLVFGSPALGSDGMVYVGSDDNRLYAFNSNGAQSWSYLTGDGVAPPALGSDGEIYFGSDDLMFYCIKQAPTPTNTPTPTATPTETPTETPTETPTETPTETPTETPTETPTQTPTQTPTETPTITPTETPTETPTETPTKTPTKTPTETPTATPSRTPTAAPTSTPTHPSGLVITLNKQIASPGMVVVARAKIPPIQPSNPVDAYILVRYPSGQIYSVMLDGAVKKSIFPCATGVRTLGNGWSGDLFSHRVCREAMEGIYTVGLILMPEGMPMSLCKAVTYNLMNVTIVKQL
- the trxA gene encoding thioredoxin — its product is MSELEIKVDDKNFSLEVLESPLPVLVDFFATWCGPCRMIAPAVEEIAREYQGRLKVCTVDIDGAPDSASRYGVLSVPTLILFKGGAEMDRIVGAVPRAAIEKMIKTHC
- a CDS encoding 7-cyano-7-deazaguanine synthase, which codes for MKPRKIAVLFSGGVDSTATAIYFLKRGYETRLITFDNGAEKWLELAEYKADWIKKQFPERCSWELLESTHLFHELAIRPLEQDVKKYGNLICCGCKLAMLCEAIIYCKRNGITQLADGFQREQDYYPEQTPDYMVPADRFARAYCIRCLHPFWEHPGLTQDQITLSGAVPTSPMQPYCIFGCNPILNKKFIRPYVQSKLPAMRKYVDAALSRKK